The proteins below come from a single Miscanthus floridulus cultivar M001 chromosome 1, ASM1932011v1, whole genome shotgun sequence genomic window:
- the LOC136548615 gene encoding nuclear transcription factor Y subunit C-2-like: MDNQPLPYSTGQPPAPGGAPVVPGVSGSAGPPPVPHHHLLQQQQAQLQAFWAYQRQEAERASASDFKNHQLPLARIKKIMKADEDVRMISAEAPVLFAKACELFILELTIRSWLHAEENKRRTLQRNDVAAAIARTDVFDFLVDIVPREEAKEEPGSALGFAASGTGVVGGGGAPGGAPAAGMPYYYPPMGQPAPMMPAWHVPAWDPAWQQGAADVDHSGSFSEEGQAGFAAGHGGADSFPPAPPRSE; encoded by the coding sequence ATGGACAACCAGCCGCTGCCCTACTCCACCGGCCAGCCCCCTGCTCCCGGAGGAGCACCAGTAGTGCCGGGCGTGTCTGGCTCAGCCGGCCCTCCGCCGGTGCCGCACCACCACCtgctccagcagcagcaggcccaGCTGCAGGCGTTCTGGGCGTACCAGCGTCAGGAGGCGGAGCGCGCGTCCGCGTCGGACTTCAAGAACCACCAGCTGCCGCTGGCCCGGATCAAGAAGATCATGAAGGCCGACGAGGACGTGCGCATGATCTCCGCCGAGGCGCCCGTGCTGTTTGCCAAGGCCTGCGAGCTTTTCATCCTCGAGCTCACCATCCGCTCCTGGCTGCACGCGGAGGAGAACAAGCGCCGCACCCTGCAGCGGAACGACGTCGCCGCAGCCATCGCGCGCACCGACGTCTTCGACTTCCTCGTCGACATCGTGCCCCGTGAGGAGGCCAAGGAGGAGCCCGGCAGCGCCCTCGGCTTCGCGGCGTCTGGGACCGGCGTCGTCGGGGGTGGTGGCGCCCCGGGCGGGGCGCCAGCCGCCGGGATGCCGTACTACTACCCGCCGATGGGGCAGCCAGCGCCGATGATGCCGGCCTGGCATGTTCCGGCCTGGGACCCGGCCTGGCAGCAAGGGGCAGCGGATGTCGATCACAGCGGAAGCTTCAGCGAGGAAGGACAAGCAGGGTTTGCAGCAGGCCATGGCGGCGCCGATAGCTTCCCTCCTGCGCCTCCGAGATCCGAGTGA